The sequence below is a genomic window from Nostoc flagelliforme CCNUN1.
TGCAGCATCTAGCTTTTGATAATTCATCAATAATTCCTTAGTCAAAAGGGTGGACAATTTTTGGTCAATCCTACAACTAAGCTATCAAATTTATGAGTTTTCATTGCCTATCTTTAGCACAGACTTAATGCACTAATTTCTCCGTCTAATTACAGATTAACTGCTATTATCTTTGGCTCTTGGGCTTTATCCCTCTTTTGTCACTTTCCGTGAGGGCGATCGCTAGAAGCCTCATGAGGCAATGAATACAAGCTATACTATTAGAAAAAAATCGGTCTTGTATTTGTTATTAGGAAATAATCGCGCGATCGCAGGCTATACAAAAGCTCTAGAATTCAGAAATGGCAAAAGTTTTCGGAGAGTGACAGAAGAGGGTTATTCCCTGTCTAAATGCCCAGTATGCTTGTAAGAGTCGGCAGATAAGTTTTAAAAACTTCAGCTAGTTTACTAGTATCCTTAACAGCAGATGCAATGCCCTTAAGGGCATTGAGAGCCATTGAGCAAAGTTTATTTACCCGTTCTCCTGATGGTTTTTTCCTTCTTATGCTATAGTTTATACAGCTTCTAACGCCTCTTTTTTTTATTTTCAGAAAGGACTGGCTCATCATTGATGGATTTTTGCAAAGTCGTTAAAATCTTTGCTAGCTCGTCACTAGTATCAGTACTAATATCTCTAAATTGCTGAATCGAATTACTAACTTGACTATTTGCATCTGCCAGTGTCAAGTTAGAATTTGTGACATCGCCGCCTACGGTAATCTTATTACCGCTAGACATATCAACATTTCCACTTGCGCTGATGTTTTGATTATTGCTTTCCATAATGTCACCTGCTTGATTCATCATATATACGCGATTTCCTTCGCCCTTGATAATAACTTCTCGTTTTGTCTAGGCAATTCCAGTAATTAATCCTTGAATAAATTTTTGCTGCGAATCAGAGAAAGTTTGTAATCTTTGTATTTCCCCTTCTTTAGCTTGAAGCACGAGTTCGTACTTAGCTTAAATTGCCTTAACTGCTTGATTATAATGATTGGTAATTTCTTCGTGAATTGCAGTTTTGTTAGTTTCTAAAGAAACACCTACTTTAGCAAAAACTACGCCATAACCTTTATTTTCTATACTGCGAACAGATAAGCCTAATCCTTCATTATTAATAGCAGTTTGAGTCAGAGAAAATGCAAAAGCCCTCCAGTTCAGCCCATTTTGAAAAATTAGGTTAAATCCCGCGTATGGGTGATCGACGGGAGCTAACTTCCATTGTTTAACAAACTTTCAAAAGTGAATACAATCGATTATAGGTACACTGGGTTTGCATCATGAAGATTCCCGCTACCCACAAATTAAAACAGCAGGCTCGCTAACACCACCGCGCTGGCTCCTCTTAAAAAGGCTATGGTGTACATACAAGTCGAAGTAAACTACTAGGGTTGGGGATTTGAAGAGCAAAAGAGAGTAGAAAATTTAATTCCCACCAGCAGCAGCAATGCTTGTTCACGATCGCACCAAATGTCGAGGGCAAAACTCAACTGCAACAAAATCCGTATGCTCCTTCCTCTGTTGCTTGGGCTACTTGGATTATTGCTCGGCTTGGTGGCTAGTCTGGCTACAAATCTCAAAAACCTGCTGGAATTACTACTTTGATTGGCGGACTTGAGCAGTTTGAATCCACCTTTTTTGGCTGGAAACTTGCTCTGGTTCCAATACTGCTCGGTTAAGCCCTTTTCAGACACCAGAAACAACGAGATTTCAGTGGTTTCAACCCCGCCTGATTTCGTTAACCGAGCAGTATTGGCTCTGGCTCTACTTGTGTGTACACCGTAGAGTTGTTTATCCAGAAGCATTCGATGTGTTTTGCTTTGAGCGATTTTAACTGTTTACTTAGTTAGCAAATTGAATCGTGCTGTATCTTAAGGCAAGTTCAACCGTTTACGCGCACCAAAGCGAAACAGATGATCTGGTAGAATCGCTCTCAAACGAGGCAACCATTGCGCCTCATAGCCCACACGGTAGCGTAATCGTGGTGAGGAACTTGAAGCAATACGGAAAACTGCTTGTGCAACTTTATCAGGATTATCGCCTTGTGCAATTGCGCCCTGGACAGATGAGATAATTACATCGCGCACATTATCGTAATCACTACTAATTTTCGTGGGTTGTAACATGGCTAGGTTGAAGTTGGTTTTGAAATAGCCAGGCTCAACTAAAGACACTTGAATATTAAATGGGTCTAATTCTACGCTCAGTGCTTCAGTATAACCTTCAAGTGCAAATTTGCTTGCAGAATAAAAACCTTGACCTGGTGCGCCAATTAATCCTGCCACCGAACTCATATTAATAATATGCCCACTACGCTGCTGTCTCATGATGGACAAGACAGCATTGGTAACACGTACAACACCCCAAAAGTTCGTCTCGAAAATCTCCTTGGCTTGTTCTAAAGAAGTTTCTTCAATCATGCTGGCATGAATTTGTCCAGCATTATTCACAAGTAAATCTATGCGGTTAGTCCGTGTGAGCAACTGATTAATACACGATTCTATTGAAGAATCAGACGTAACATCTAATGTCAACATTTCCACGCCGTGTGAGGCTGGATGTTCTTTGCGGCTCGTACCAAAAACACAGTAGCCTACAGCAGCGAGTTTTTGAGCAATTAACTGCCCAAACCCAGATGATGCACCAGTAACTAGCACGACCTTTTTGTTAGTCATCTGTTTTCCTTTTTAGAATATAAATACGATTTTATATAACTTTTTATAGCTAAAGAAAAGATTTTTGTATCAATTTTGCTATTTTGCACTAGCTTAAATGCAGAATAGCAAAATTATCCCTGTAGTAACTTTTAAAAAATCCTCTTAAAGCCAATTAAAATTTCCTATTATTCAGAAAATGTAAAATATATTGAGATGTCATTTGCAATTGACAAATCTATGACTACAAAAGGTTGATTTTTGAATCTGAAGAGTTCAGGAGTTAGTGGAAAGAATAAACATTGATACCTGACTTTATAATTGCTTACTTTTTAGACTGCTCACAAGTCGTTAAAACTAGAACTTACTTGTTCGGTTCGCTGCACTCTCAAATTTTCCCATCTCAACACCCACCATAACCCAAGCTTCACCTGCCTTTGTATGAACAGCAGAGCTACAACTGGCAACCTCCGACATCTAAGAAGCTGTATGAAGTTATGCGCTTTATAATTCCAGTAGCGGACAAAAGCTCACTGTGGCTGAAGTTTTGCTGAAGTGCGTAGATGTAAGAGCGCGGCTTTTAGAGTAAAAGTACACTAGCAAAACTAAACTACTATTAATTGGTAAACTTGCAGTATATTACTATAAAAAGCTTATAATAGCCATATTACAAAAGTTCTGGATTAGCACAGTAGAATATGACATTGAAAAACACTTTTGGTGAATATAGTTTTGTCACTAAACTAGACGTTACTAATCTTGAAGCTAGTGCCGAGTGGTACAAGTCCAAGCTTGGGTTAGTTCCTCAAGAAAAATATGACACACCTAGCTGGAGACAGTTTAGTTTTCCTGATATTCCACGCTTTGCAATCGGATTGAACTTGAGTAACTCAGTTGAACCAGGTAATACCGTTAATACCTTTGTTGTCAACGATATAGTTACTGCTCGTCAAAGCCTGACTGAAAAAGGAGTTGAAGTTGGGCCAATTACAGATGTCGGTCACGGAGTGCAATTATCGACTTTCAAGGATATTGACGGAAATTTGTTAGGGATTCGGCAAAATCCGCAGTATTAACCTGGATTTACACCTAAATCGGGGATTAGGCAGGGATATGATTTCATTTGCAATTATTTAACCTAACTGTCTTAGTGGTGGATCAGCCTAAAAGAGCTTGTAAAACGAGTCTTGACCCTAAATTTTCCCCAAACACGCCACTCATCACTCTAATACCTATACATCAGCAAGACTTTCGGCAATAAAAGAGAGAATCGATTGGGCTGGAGTTTAGACTAGTTCCCGGTGCGAAACTCAGAAGGCTCATTCTATAAAGCCTAAAAACCAAGGTTTTAGTTCCCGGAAACATCTTAAATCCGTATCCTTATTTTTTGGAAATTTAGTTTCGCACCGTGAACTAGACTAACAGGTGGCGATCGCTAAAAAGGCTTACCTATTGAAGTTAATACTAGGCAACAACAAATTAGCCAGCATTACGCTGGTTAATCAAATGAAAACCTTAAAGATGATTTGTTACAGGATCAAGCCGACTTTGACAGTTGTTTTTTTTGTTTCAAAGTACCTTTTTTAACAGTTGGATAACGAATTCTACGGTTTCGTGGCTGCCCTTGTGGCCAACCAGGAGACTTTCCACGGGGTTTGGGGTCAGCAGCAGGTGTTCCAATCCTGGCTAAAATAGCAGCGAAGGAATTGGCGACTCGACCTGGGGGCAGATCCTCGTTAGAGGGCTGTTGCCAAGGAAGAGGACAATCAGCAGCATGATCACGAGCTAACCACAACTGCCAAGTAAGTAGAGGCATTAAATCACTCCATCGTTCAGATTGTTCTGGAGTGGAAAAATGGGGTAAAGTCGAATGGCACTAAGAAAAGAGAAAATCGTTGAGGCAGCAGGGGTGCAGAGGAGCGGAGGAGCAGGGGAGAAAGAAGAAGTTTTAGGCATTGCGTTCGGGTATTTAGAAATTCCCCTCTGCACCCCTGCACCCCTGCCTCTCTGCAATCCTTACGCTGCATACTCTTCAGCTTAACTTAGTGGCATTCGGGTAAAGTCCAATGCAAACGTTGCTTAATAAAACGATACCAATGGTCGATGACAAAGCGACGTAAATACTGACGCCAAATTTGAGATAGTTCAGGCATTTCTAGCCCTACCCAAATCAGCCATAAGGGTTTGAATTTTCGCTCACATAACTCGTCTAATCGCTCAACTTGAATCAGATGCATTGAGTGTTTGGGAGACTGTTGAAAGTGAAGATTACACCATAGACGAATGCCACTAAGTTAAGCTGAAGAGTATGCAGCGTAAGGATTGCAGAGAGGCAGGGGTGCAGGGGTGCAGAGGGGATTTTCTTCACAGTCTTACTCTCACTCTACATAGCGTCTGTACAATTCGCAGCTAAAACCATTGTTAACTTTTATATCAGTAAGCCCACTGATAGATGCTAACGATCGCCTACCGTTAGTCTAAACTCCAGATTGGGGAGACGATGGACTACGCTCAAGTTAATAAATCTTGCAAGCCTTGGCATCTGTTCAAAATCGCTGATGCCATCTATGATGCGGTAGTACTTGAGGCTGCCTTGAAACAGCATCAAAATTGCCTAGAATGGTTCTTCTAGCTTGCCCTATTCCGTAGCCTATTCTTATAGAGAGACGCGATATATCGCGTCTCTACCTTACTCCCTACTCATTAAATAAATCCAAGTCTGTGACAGCACCAACACTGCTAGAGGAAACTAACTTCGCATATTTTGCTAAGATGCCTTTTGTATAACGGGGTGGACGGGGTTGCCATTTGGCGCGGCGACTGGCTAACTCTGTATCAGAAATGTTGATTTGTAACAAGCGAGCAGGTGCATCAATCGTAATGCTATCACCTTCTTCGACCAGAGCGATCGCACCACCAACGGCAGCTTCGGGAGCAACGTGTCCGACTACCATCCCGTAAGTACCGCCTGAAAAGCGTCCATCAGTAATTAATCCGACTGCATCACCTAAACCTGCACCAATAAGTGCTGAGGTGGGAGCCAACATTTCCCGCATACCAGGGCCGCCAATCGGGCCTTCGTAACGGACGATAATTACATCACCGGCTTTAATCTTACCTGCAAGGATGGCATCTAAGCATTCTTCCTCGGAATCAAATACCCGTGCAGTACCAGTAATACTGGGATT
It includes:
- a CDS encoding SDR family NAD(P)-dependent oxidoreductase; its protein translation is MTNKKVVLVTGASSGFGQLIAQKLAAVGYCVFGTSRKEHPASHGVEMLTLDVTSDSSIESCINQLLTRTNRIDLLVNNAGQIHASMIEETSLEQAKEIFETNFWGVVRVTNAVLSIMRQQRSGHIINMSSVAGLIGAPGQGFYSASKFALEGYTEALSVELDPFNIQVSLVEPGYFKTNFNLAMLQPTKISSDYDNVRDVIISSVQGAIAQGDNPDKVAQAVFRIASSSSPRLRYRVGYEAQWLPRLRAILPDHLFRFGARKRLNLP
- a CDS encoding VOC family protein translates to MTLKNTFGEYSFVTKLDVTNLEASAEWYKSKLGLVPQEKYDTPSWRQFSFPDIPRFAIGLNLSNSVEPGNTVNTFVVNDIVTARQSLTEKGVEVGPITDVGHGVQLSTFKDIDGNLLGIRQNPQY